From Erigeron canadensis isolate Cc75 chromosome 5, C_canadensis_v1, whole genome shotgun sequence:
TGTAAAACatgtacatttgttgtagatggctattGTTTGTCATATATATTATGAACTAAAATGGCACTAATCATATACTAATATTATTTCTATTTGTACTGGACTACTATTTTGTGGAATAACATGCTTGCAGGGTTAATCCTTTAATGTCTATATAAGAACAAAATTGTAGCTACATAAAGGTAACAAGTGCATTTGATTTAGGTGTATCTGCTCTGACTCTATTATGATCAAACAGAGAATGGTTGTAAAGGGTAAATAGTTGTTAAGAAAAAGACATGTTAAAACAGTTGCAAGAGTCAAAACCATTTACTTTTTGAAAAGCTTTATCTCTTAAAATTTTACATCAGAAAGTTACTTATATAGGTGAAAAGATTAACACCTAATAGAACAGTTCTCATACATTCTTGTTTCATTTTCGTAATTCTAAATCCTTTGACAATGAATAATATTGTGACATTATTGTTGGTAGCACTCATTGCAttattacaaatcaaacaaagtTTTTGTAGTAACCAGCCTCTTGTTCTAAGTTACTATGAAGAAACATGTCCCATGTTGGAAGAAATCGTTAATCGTCAAGTAAAAATTGCGGTTCTGAAAGAGCCTCGAATGGCTGCTTCACTTCTTCGCTTGCATTTCCATGACTGTTTTGTCTTGGTatcatttacatttacatatatgtttGTCATTGTCATTTCCATAATATCTTAAACCCATATGTTGACTTAGAGTTGCATACTTTTGTGCTACTCATTTGCATAATATGTGGGCCCGGATAAGCATGTAAATGGGAGCCACGGAGCGTAATGACATTTAACTGATGATACTGGTGCAGGGGTGCGATGCTTCGGTTCTACTAGATGATTTTGAGGGTGTGCCAAGTGAAAAGAATGCAGGACCTAACGTGAACTCGTTAAGAGGATTTGAAGTCATTGATGAGATAAAGTACCTTGTTGAAGATGCATGTCCTTGTACCGTTTCATGTGCAGACCTTCTAGCCATTGTTGCTAGGGATGCCGTCACTATGGttcattttcttctcttttttaaaatgtttataccgccttttattacatatatttaccAAATGTGACTACTGAATTCTGAACTACCTTTACTAGTTTATTGGTGCTTGAAATAACTTAAACACTATCTTTTGTTATGTCAAAAAGAGCGGCGGGCCTAAATGGAATGTGTATTTAGGAAGGAGAGACTCCACGAAAGCAAGCTTGAAAGGCGCAAACAAGTTCATTCCTGCTCCAAATTCTTCTTTGGAAACCCTCATTGCCAACTTCCAAGCTCAGGGTCTTAATATTCAAGATTTGGTTGCTCTTTCAGGTAcatcacatataacatatacTTACAACCACCTGATATTATTTGTTCTGTTTTATCCTTTTTAATTCATTCATTTTATAATAAGACGTTTTTAATTCATTTGGCGACGACATAACAAGCAATGCTTTAGTACATTAACAAAATAACCAGTGTATTTAACAAAATCTCGTATTATGTTATTAATCCGGTACTTTTGATTAAAACAATTTAGAAGATTGTAGCTACTGAAATCCATGGTGGACTATTCGACTGTTAGAACTTAAAAGTAGTCTCCATAgtaatatactcgtattttgTTGGTCTACCTGTTTCCATTTCCGTTAAACAGGTAGCCACACAATCGGAAAGGCAAAATGCAGGAGCTTTAGGCAAAGAATCTATGACTACAATGACTCAGAAGAAACCTCGTATAATAATCACCACAATGACAATGAATTCTTAAGAGTGTTGGAATCAATATGCCCAAAATCTGGAAGAGATGACTCTTTGGCACCATTAGATTTAATGACTCCAACTAGATTTGATAATCACTATTTTCACAACATAAAAAGGGGACAAGGACTTCTTATTTCTGACAACGTGTTGCTTTCTGAAGATGTTGAAGGGGAAATTCGAGACATCGTGTGGGAGTTTGCTTCAGACGAAGAAAAGTTCTTTGAGTCGTTTGCATATTCAATGATTAAAATGGGAAACATAGATGTACTCACAGGGTATCATGGTGAAATTAGAAAGAATTGTAGGTTTGTCAAcacctaaatatatattataattactaTTGATCTGTTGTATTTTATCCATTTGGTTGTTTGTTAATGAAGCATCTATTTATGCTGTTTCATGGCACTTAAGGGCTACATTAAAAAtcaatttatgttttgtatGAACTTAATTTGATCATCCTCTACAAGTACCCTTTTTATTAaccaatattttatatattgattgTTGAGTAATTGTTTTCTATGTTGATAGATAATAACCAGACACCAGCCATGAATAGTCAGTTCGGCTGGCTGGCCGGCGATAAAGAATCTATTTTTTGAATGTTTCCAAACCAATATCACAtaaatagaaatatagatacaaaatatgACAAGGAGGCATAAAATAATAGATTCGAcgggtatatatataattctcaaATCAAAGAAAGATAGCAAGTAGCAAAGGCGATGGAAGAAAATACGGATGAGATAATTCACAGATCAGAATATGGTGGTTCAATTCCTGTTGATAATGTACAAGCTCTTGCATCTAAAGACTTGAAAGATATTCCCATTCGTTACATTCGACCAGAGATTGAGTCTGAAGAGGTATTAACCGATGAGTCACTGCAGATTCCAGTGATTGACATTAGCAAACTTATTGTTGCAGGACAACCTGGCTATGATGATGAACTGGCAAAACTTCATGTTGCTTGTAAAGATTGGGGATTTTTCCAGGTAATccatacatattaatatatgaaTAATGGAAACATTTTAGAAAATCttatatacattatttttttgCATATAACT
This genomic window contains:
- the LOC122601806 gene encoding peroxidase 20; its protein translation is MNNIVTLLLVALIALLQIKQSFCSNQPLVLSYYEETCPMLEEIVNRQVKIAVLKEPRMAASLLRLHFHDCFVLGCDASVLLDDFEGVPSEKNAGPNVNSLRGFEVIDEIKYLVEDACPCTVSCADLLAIVARDAVTMSGGPKWNVYLGRRDSTKASLKGANKFIPAPNSSLETLIANFQAQGLNIQDLVALSGSHTIGKAKCRSFRQRIYDYNDSEETSYNNHHNDNEFLRVLESICPKSGRDDSLAPLDLMTPTRFDNHYFHNIKRGQGLLISDNVLLSEDVEGEIRDIVWEFASDEEKFFESFAYSMIKMGNIDVLTGYHGEIRKNCRFVNT